The Leadbettera azotonutricia ZAS-9 genome has a window encoding:
- a CDS encoding PIN domain-containing protein, translating to MKQYFVDSNVFLRYFNKDEPKHSAAAADLFKKAKDGKVCLFCGPPVFFEIAWVLRSFYKQANNDILDTLESILSIQGLKIFDIEYVSAAIALAREKNRGFADSYIAVTALNKNMGIATFNGKHFSAFGTELYPLC from the coding sequence ATGAAACAATATTTTGTGGACAGTAACGTCTTTCTCAGGTATTTCAATAAAGATGAACCAAAACATTCCGCTGCTGCTGCTGACCTTTTTAAGAAGGCTAAAGATGGAAAGGTTTGCCTCTTTTGCGGGCCGCCGGTATTTTTTGAAATCGCCTGGGTTTTACGTTCGTTCTATAAGCAGGCTAATAATGATATTTTGGACACCCTGGAGTCAATCCTTTCGATCCAGGGCCTGAAGATATTTGATATCGAATATGTCAGCGCGGCAATTGCCCTGGCACGGGAAAAAAACCGAGGCTTTGCCGACAGTTACATTGCAGTTACCGCGCTGAATAAAAACATGGGTATCGCCACCTTTAACGGGAAGCATTTTTCGGCCTTTGGAACGGAGCTGTATCCCTTATGTTGA
- a CDS encoding DUF3368 domain-containing protein: MIIVCDSAPLFALTVCGHLDLPEKLYDEVLIPEAVYQEAAVPGKPHADKIAEWAQGKVVEITDIELCRSIKLSLHKGEAEAITLYKEKSADLLLIDEKKGRKVAEYYDVKIIGTIGLLLKAKQEGFLPRIKPCIELLQQSTVRITPALYRRALERAGEE, encoded by the coding sequence ATGATTATTGTCTGCGATTCTGCCCCGCTCTTTGCCCTGACGGTATGCGGTCACCTTGATTTGCCTGAAAAACTCTACGATGAAGTATTGATCCCGGAGGCGGTTTATCAGGAAGCAGCCGTACCAGGTAAACCACATGCAGATAAAATTGCTGAATGGGCGCAGGGTAAGGTTGTTGAAATTACCGATATTGAGCTTTGTCGCTCCATAAAGTTATCCCTGCATAAAGGTGAGGCGGAAGCGATTACCCTATACAAAGAAAAATCCGCCGACTTGCTTTTGATTGATGAGAAGAAGGGCCGGAAGGTCGCGGAATACTATGATGTTAAAATAATTGGTACGATTGGGCTGCTCTTAAAAGCTAAACAGGAAGGGTTTTTACCCCGGATAAAGCCGTGCATTGAATTATTGCAGCAATCTACGGTACGAATTACCCCGGCGCTATACCGAAGGGCATTGGAACGCGCTGGTGAAGAATGA
- a CDS encoding AbrB/MazE/SpoVT family DNA-binding domain-containing protein — protein sequence MSEVMVVSTKGQITLPARVRTQFGIKSGDRIVGEYLNDGFVIRKPRDFSSLQGSLSGGKMPDDEEDLLTREAGKRMIERR from the coding sequence TTGAGCGAAGTTATGGTTGTTTCTACAAAGGGGCAAATTACCCTACCGGCGAGGGTACGTACCCAATTTGGCATTAAGAGCGGGGACAGAATAGTCGGAGAATATTTAAATGATGGTTTTGTTATCAGGAAACCCCGCGATTTTTCTTCCCTGCAGGGTAGCCTTTCGGGGGGAAAAATGCCCGATGATGAGGAGGATCTCCTCACGCGCGAAGCGGGCAAAAGGATGATTGAGCGGCGATGA
- a CDS encoding UPF0175 family protein has protein sequence MQQAAISFSDDLLLSLNMSVGELVSSMRKEYATKMYQQGKLTLGQGAEFCGICLYDFTALLAVQDIPVINYEIEDLDRELASIGVE, from the coding sequence ATGCAGCAGGCAGCCATATCGTTTTCCGATGATTTATTGCTCTCGTTGAATATGTCCGTGGGTGAGCTTGTTTCCTCCATGCGGAAAGAATACGCTACAAAGATGTATCAGCAGGGCAAGCTGACCCTTGGACAGGGGGCGGAATTCTGCGGAATATGCCTCTATGACTTTACCGCTCTCCTTGCTGTTCAGGATATTCCGGTTATCAATTATGAAATCGAAGATTTAGACCGGGAGCTTGCAAGCATCGGTGTAGAATGA
- a CDS encoding beta strand repeat-containing protein, translated as MIRKSIQSCLAVFLLLFFFGCENPSGSENPSGTTTNPEITGFSFIPTANLQEGETNALAGAVAGTLGSVQGGTGPFSYALVSGQGDIHNDYFVVDNASLRIGGTALPTGPWAASTDTALTPGTALTAGNYSVRVRVSDTKGKTFAKAITIIVTAPGSGSADSEITGFGFTPTVNLREGENVFAGVSVGTLGLVWGGTGPYTYALVSGSGDANNNRFFIYYDYLYIFNTALTAGTYSVRVQVRDSKGKTFAKSITITVAVPESSEAPTIISEDNITVLSGTGGMHQVWAIGTSPISYSLSGTVPNGVTINAATGLITIEAWTTVGEYYFTLMVANSAGSNAVGFVLTVNAVPVAPTISSANNKTVTYGTGGTHQVIADGTSPISYSLSGAPTGVTIGTGTGFITIAGTSAVGLHSFTITASNGTSPDATQTFSLTVDKLTLTALATAANRVYNGSDEIDVTITPTNMVGTDTVTLMATGTVHDANVGDYKTVTIGSISLSGTDSGNYNAPMGVLNDPTVTITKAPIFPSVSIASLVAPAAPSPSYTGTNPGDGAVSYTYSTAENGWYSSTVPTSEGTYWVKATVSETSNYQGGTSAAVSFTISSNAQAPHINNQLQNATYARGITATALSVSAYSQDGGTLSYEWYRNATNSTAGGTLVGTNASYTPSTAEEGTLYYYVIVTNNKNGGSSATNASATSNVAAITVTVRGTISLIFPEKAGDALPEDAIVISQTGNGSHTLTVSGTYFGYQWRVDNKDTGNSTNTLPLLAASYTLGTHRVTVVVTSASGHAYSKTITFKVEE; from the coding sequence GTGATAAGGAAATCCATCCAGTCTTGTTTGGCGGTTTTTTTGCTCCTGTTTTTCTTTGGCTGCGAAAATCCTTCAGGCAGTGAAAATCCCTCAGGTACCACCACCAACCCGGAAATTACCGGTTTTAGTTTTATCCCGACAGCGAATTTGCAGGAAGGTGAAACGAACGCTCTCGCCGGAGCAGTAGCCGGTACTCTGGGCAGTGTCCAGGGCGGAACAGGGCCGTTTAGCTATGCCCTCGTTTCAGGCCAAGGAGATATTCATAACGATTATTTTGTCGTTGATAACGCAAGTCTCAGGATAGGCGGAACTGCGCTGCCTACGGGACCATGGGCAGCTAGTACCGACACCGCCTTGACCCCGGGAACCGCCTTGACTGCAGGAAACTATTCGGTACGGGTGCGGGTAAGTGATACCAAGGGTAAAACTTTTGCCAAAGCCATAACCATTATCGTAACGGCGCCGGGGTCCGGCAGTGCCGATTCGGAAATTACGGGTTTTGGTTTTACCCCGACGGTGAATTTACGGGAAGGTGAGAACGTTTTCGCCGGAGTGTCGGTGGGAACTCTGGGTCTTGTTTGGGGTGGAACCGGGCCGTATACCTACGCGCTGGTTTCAGGAAGCGGCGATGCTAACAACAACCGCTTTTTTATATACTATGACTATCTTTATATTTTCAATACCGCTTTGACCGCAGGAACTTATTCGGTGCGGGTACAGGTAAGGGATAGCAAAGGCAAAACTTTTGCCAAATCCATAACTATTACTGTAGCGGTTCCGGAAAGCTCGGAAGCGCCGACTATTATTTCGGAAGACAATATCACCGTACTAAGCGGCACAGGCGGGATGCACCAAGTTTGGGCCATCGGTACATCGCCGATAAGCTACTCCCTGAGCGGAACCGTACCAAACGGTGTGACGATTAACGCCGCCACCGGGCTTATCACGATTGAGGCGTGGACCACCGTAGGGGAGTACTACTTCACCTTAATGGTGGCAAATAGCGCGGGCAGCAATGCGGTAGGATTCGTCTTGACGGTGAATGCCGTGCCTGTTGCACCAACTATCAGCTCGGCAAACAACAAAACCGTTACCTATGGTACGGGCGGGACGCATCAAGTCATTGCCGACGGTACATCGCCGATAAGCTACTCCCTGAGCGGAGCACCGACCGGTGTGACGATTGGCACGGGAACCGGATTTATCACCATTGCCGGGACAAGCGCCGTGGGTTTGCACAGTTTCACGATTACCGCATCGAACGGTACAAGCCCAGACGCAACGCAGACCTTCAGCCTAACGGTGGACAAGCTGACCCTTACCGCTTTGGCGACGGCGGCCAACCGCGTCTATAACGGCTCGGATGAGATTGATGTAACCATCACCCCGACAAACATGGTCGGCACTGACACAGTTACCCTGATGGCGACGGGGACCGTGCATGATGCTAATGTGGGTGATTACAAGACCGTTACCATTGGTAGTATAAGTTTGTCGGGCACGGATTCAGGTAACTACAATGCGCCGATGGGTGTCTTGAACGACCCGACGGTTACTATCACCAAGGCCCCAATCTTCCCGTCCGTGTCGATTGCGTCGCTTGTTGCGCCGGCTGCTCCCAGTCCGTCCTATACCGGCACAAATCCGGGTGATGGCGCGGTGTCGTATACCTATTCCACGGCGGAAAACGGCTGGTATAGCTCGACGGTTCCGACAAGCGAGGGGACCTATTGGGTGAAGGCGACCGTAAGCGAAACAAGCAATTACCAGGGCGGCACGAGCGCGGCAGTATCGTTTACGATTTCCTCTAACGCCCAAGCCCCGCATATTAACAATCAGCTCCAGAATGCGACTTACGCCAGGGGCATTACAGCCACGGCCCTCTCCGTATCGGCATATTCACAGGACGGCGGAACCCTCTCCTATGAGTGGTACAGGAACGCCACGAACAGCACAGCCGGGGGAACCCTGGTAGGTACAAATGCTAGCTATACGCCTTCCACTGCAGAGGAGGGAACCCTGTATTATTACGTGATTGTTACCAACAACAAGAACGGTGGGAGCAGCGCTACAAACGCCTCGGCAACCAGCAATGTTGCGGCCATTACCGTTACCGTTAGGGGTACTATCAGCCTGATTTTCCCGGAGAAAGCGGGCGATGCCTTGCCGGAAGACGCGATTGTCATTTCACAAACCGGTAATGGCAGTCATACCCTTACGGTAAGCGGAACCTACTTCGGCTACCAATGGCGAGTGGATAATAAGGACACAGGAAACAGTACAAACACCCTTCCCCTGCTGGCGGCATCCTATACTCTGGGGACTCATCGGGTAACCGTGGTAGTAACAAGCGCAAGCGGCCATGCCTACTCAAAGACCATCACTTTTAAGGTGGAGGAATAA
- a CDS encoding beta strand repeat-containing protein yields the protein MKGTKKTMPALLALIIGLLIFGGCENLSLETKQVPTAGKGLVQVSLGSPGTRTLLPGAKGLYYRLVFTALDKTTVNVYININAATAEVELTEGIWDLEVKGYATSSSTPVLITGTKTGIQVIPGETLSVEVELGVPTVMGTAHGTLDYTISFPANVSTGTIAISAINGGAPLVINLLTQGIITESDGIKISSGNTSVLSGYYWIAVELTGPAGKVGQSEIAHIYQQLTTRAEYTFTEDDFSRLPEVKSIAVSPQTVSVGKGEDQQFGAVVTVTGDAVQTVTWGIVGSSVSGTTINGDGLLTIDAGETATTLTVKAISTHDTSKFATAEITVIVNAKVPEISGQPTGADYSVGAAATALSVTASVTDSGTLSYQWYSNATNSMIGGTPVGTDSASYIPSSTATAGTLYYYVIVTNTNNSVNGNTSVAAASNIAAVTVYAGCYVLEEDGIPGSIYEANTFTDILDWFGTPGNTTVNTGYTITLNADATIAPFTLNAANLVQGGVTITLRGEGRLREINLITTGSLFTIESGYTLALDNNITLKGRTDNTVSLVRVNNYGNLHMKHGARITGNTATATPSGAYSNSIIHGGGVYVADYGTFTMDGGEISDNAAVTTDNGGHSSLVSLGGGVYVANHGTFTMISGKISGNTASSNPEDTSDSHSTGGGIFVAVNGTFVMESGEISSNTASCSASFSSSTNDSYGGGVYADGAFTMKNGKIVGNTAATPSSNSYGGGVYVCLGTFTMKNGEIFDNTANSGGGAYVYTDGTFFMEDGKIVGNSNGVETSGTFTMKNGEISGNRFTGVYVDDHGTFTMKSGEISGNTHGVSVHYGAFAMEDGRISGNTHGGVYVSYGIFTMGDGEIFGNTADLGDSYGGGGGVNVTHGTFTMKNGEIFGNTVIITVPYYSGGGGGVCVYYGTFNMEGGKISGNTVNLLDTIGGGGGVYVFRSTFAMKGGEISGNTVTGVYSRGGGVYVDWEQTSFTKTGGIIYGYTANTASPDYSKNNMTKALDGAIRSSQGHAVISYYALNSTRRRETTVTPAQNLDSTLSGSAGGWIE from the coding sequence ATGAAAGGAACGAAAAAAACAATGCCGGCGCTGTTGGCGCTGATCATAGGGCTTTTGATCTTTGGGGGATGTGAGAATCTATCCCTGGAAACGAAACAGGTCCCCACGGCGGGAAAAGGACTGGTACAAGTAAGCCTCGGAAGCCCCGGCACCCGTACCTTGCTGCCCGGTGCGAAGGGCTTATACTACCGGCTGGTATTTACCGCTTTGGATAAAACCACGGTAAACGTGTATATAAACATCAACGCCGCTACTGCGGAGGTGGAACTGACAGAGGGGATTTGGGACCTGGAGGTTAAGGGTTATGCTACATCCAGTTCCACACCGGTACTGATAACGGGTACCAAAACGGGTATCCAGGTAATCCCAGGGGAAACCCTTTCTGTTGAAGTGGAACTGGGCGTACCCACCGTGATGGGTACGGCACACGGAACCCTGGATTATACGATAAGCTTCCCCGCTAATGTAAGCACCGGAACCATCGCCATTAGCGCCATAAACGGCGGTGCTCCCCTGGTAATTAATCTGCTTACCCAGGGAATCATCACTGAAAGTGATGGGATCAAAATCAGCAGCGGCAATACTTCTGTCCTCTCGGGCTACTACTGGATAGCGGTTGAACTGACCGGCCCGGCGGGCAAGGTTGGACAAAGCGAGATTGCCCATATTTATCAGCAACTGACCACCCGGGCGGAGTATACCTTTACGGAGGATGATTTTTCCCGGTTGCCGGAGGTTAAAAGTATTGCGGTAAGTCCACAAACGGTGAGTGTGGGAAAAGGGGAAGATCAGCAGTTCGGTGCTGTGGTAACTGTTACTGGGGATGCGGTGCAAACGGTTACCTGGGGAATTGTGGGATCCTCTGTCTCGGGAACCACGATCAACGGGGATGGACTTTTAACCATTGATGCCGGTGAAACTGCGACAACCCTGACGGTTAAGGCTATTTCTACCCATGACACCAGCAAGTTCGCCACCGCCGAGATTACTGTTATCGTCAACGCCAAAGTCCCGGAAATAAGCGGTCAACCCACAGGCGCGGATTATTCCGTGGGCGCAGCGGCAACGGCCCTCTCTGTAACGGCAAGCGTAACGGACAGCGGAACCCTCTCCTATCAGTGGTACAGCAACGCCACGAACAGTATGATCGGGGGAACCCCGGTAGGCACAGACTCGGCAAGTTATATACCTTCTTCCACCGCAACGGCGGGAACCCTGTACTATTACGTGATAGTTACCAATACTAACAACAGCGTAAATGGCAATACAAGTGTTGCAGCAGCCAGCAATATTGCGGCCGTTACTGTTTATGCGGGTTGCTATGTTCTAGAAGAAGACGGGATACCGGGATCGATATATGAGGCTAATACCTTTACAGATATTCTTGACTGGTTCGGGACTCCAGGCAATACCACAGTAAACACGGGCTATACCATCACACTGAACGCCGACGCTACTATTGCCCCTTTCACTCTTAATGCGGCAAATCTGGTACAAGGCGGCGTTACCATCACCCTGAGAGGGGAAGGCAGGCTGAGGGAAATAAACCTGATCACAACCGGAAGTCTTTTCACCATCGAGAGCGGCTATACCCTGGCGCTGGATAATAATATCACCCTGAAAGGGCGTACGGATAATACTGTGTCGCTGGTGCGTGTAAATAATTACGGTAACTTGCACATGAAGCATGGCGCCCGTATCACTGGCAATACCGCCACCGCCACCCCTTCTGGCGCTTACAGCAATAGTATCATCCATGGCGGTGGGGTGTATGTTGCCGATTATGGAACCTTTACCATGGATGGCGGCGAGATCTCCGACAATGCCGCCGTCACCACCGATAACGGCGGTCACAGCAGTCTCGTCAGCCTCGGCGGTGGGGTGTATGTTGCTAACCATGGAACCTTTACCATGATTAGCGGCAAAATCTCCGGCAATACTGCCAGCAGTAACCCTGAAGATACTAGTGATAGCCACAGCACCGGCGGCGGGATATTTGTTGCTGTTAACGGAACCTTTGTCATGGAAAGCGGCGAAATCTCCAGCAATACCGCCAGCTGCAGCGCCAGTTTCTCCAGTAGTACCAACGATAGCTACGGTGGCGGGGTGTATGCCGACGGAGCCTTTACTATGAAAAACGGTAAAATCGTCGGTAATACCGCCGCCACCCCCTCCAGCAACAGCTACGGCGGTGGGGTGTATGTCTGCCTAGGAACCTTTACTATGAAAAACGGCGAAATTTTCGATAATACTGCCAACAGCGGTGGTGGGGCGTATGTATACACTGATGGGACCTTTTTCATGGAGGATGGCAAAATTGTCGGCAACAGCAATGGTGTGGAAACCAGCGGAACCTTTACTATGAAAAACGGCGAAATCTCCGGCAACAGATTCACTGGGGTATATGTTGACGATCACGGAACCTTTACCATGAAAAGCGGCGAAATCTCTGGCAATACCCATGGAGTGTCTGTTCACTACGGAGCCTTTGCCATGGAGGATGGTAGAATCTCTGGCAATACCCATGGGGGGGTATATGTCAGCTATGGGATCTTTACCATGGGGGACGGCGAAATTTTCGGTAATACAGCCGACTTGGGCGACTCTTATGGCGGCGGCGGCGGGGTGAATGTTACCCACGGAACTTTTACCATGAAAAACGGTGAAATCTTCGGCAATACCGTCATCATTACGGTGCCTTACTACTCTGGAGGGGGCGGCGGGGTGTGTGTCTACTACGGAACCTTTAATATGGAGGGCGGTAAAATCTCCGGCAATACCGTCAACTTACTCGACACTATTGGAGGGGGCGGCGGGGTGTATGTCTTCCGCTCAACTTTTGCCATGAAAGGTGGCGAAATCTCCGGCAATACCGTCACTGGTGTCTACAGTAGAGGTGGTGGGGTATATGTTGACTGGGAACAGACATCCTTTACCAAGACAGGTGGAATTATTTACGGTTATACGGCAAATACAGCATCTCCCGACTACTCCAAGAACAATATGACCAAAGCTTTAGACGGTGCGATACGGAGCTCTCAGGGACATGCGGTGATTTCGTATTATGCGTTGAACAGCACTAGAAGGCGTGAAACCACGGTAACGCCTGCCCAGAACTTGGACAGCACCTTAAGCGGTTCAGCCGGGGGCTGGATAGAATGA
- a CDS encoding tetratricopeptide repeat protein: protein MIIAGKLNAVKRTAVLLVLLLLVAGTVSAQNTNPSWWYERGSASMNAEDWYAAAESFIECIRLNPAHAEGNAALAECYYELGEFDEALLWVRKARSLARGSMALANLEASVQIALGNLEEASKVINDILSREPYNKEALFTAAELDIARGRAGDAVIRFREAVRRFPDDRRLLVSLALVLGSLGDEDAARSYIERALVQHPDDYRVYYYASYLAARRNNIAQALAYAEQSLFYRPGYAPAGSLLASLRYRAGQYEEAARLADELIARKRENAHAWYLKGMAYVRLGRNAEAISVLSTAAAVAPEDEFIRSSLEELLITGTKVEDPQRSRWASWHFARARDYRSRNLLEQALFEYRRGLRLNPYARDRREYADLLRLQGFPARYLEELKFMQNLGLADKTLNDAVESYTALLGNALFRRWEVDPVAISKPHWKVAVFSVANQSAFFHADAGAAGSAYIKDLLVHERNLGSMDLDLRQSSFSQAFRTARENNADYFLVVSVAENERDISITGELFVARTGAAAAVFSTYRTGRDRLRDASRGIVEQLSKALPFRAELIRRRQGQGLIDKGRADGVKDGDAFDVVRQGSAGILSQGIGLVYAPDDVIGKFIVEKADEEVSAGLLERTGFFDRIVQGDEIFIIPKKEEGAAAPSPSVADPELRGLLRTLR, encoded by the coding sequence ATGATTATTGCCGGTAAGCTGAACGCTGTTAAGCGCACTGCTGTGTTATTAGTACTATTACTCCTGGTAGCTGGCACTGTGTCTGCCCAGAACACCAATCCGTCATGGTGGTACGAAAGGGGCAGCGCGAGCATGAATGCTGAGGACTGGTATGCCGCTGCCGAATCCTTTATCGAATGTATACGCTTAAACCCCGCCCATGCCGAAGGCAACGCCGCCCTTGCGGAGTGTTACTACGAGCTGGGAGAATTTGACGAGGCCCTCCTCTGGGTACGCAAGGCCCGTTCCCTTGCAAGGGGCAGCATGGCGCTTGCAAACCTTGAAGCTTCTGTCCAAATTGCCCTGGGCAATCTTGAGGAAGCCTCCAAAGTTATCAACGATATCCTCTCCCGCGAGCCTTACAACAAAGAAGCCCTCTTTACAGCGGCAGAGCTGGACATAGCCCGGGGCAGGGCAGGGGACGCGGTCATACGTTTCAGGGAGGCGGTGCGCCGTTTCCCCGACGATAGGCGCCTTCTTGTCTCTTTGGCCCTGGTCCTGGGTTCCCTTGGCGACGAGGACGCCGCCCGTTCCTATATAGAGCGCGCCCTGGTCCAGCACCCTGACGATTACCGGGTCTATTATTACGCTTCGTATTTGGCTGCCCGGAGGAACAATATCGCCCAGGCCCTTGCCTATGCCGAGCAGTCCCTCTTTTACCGCCCCGGCTATGCCCCGGCCGGTTCCCTCCTCGCATCCCTTCGCTACCGCGCGGGCCAATACGAAGAAGCAGCCAGGCTTGCCGATGAACTCATAGCCAGGAAGCGGGAAAATGCCCATGCCTGGTATCTTAAAGGCATGGCTTATGTCAGGCTCGGACGCAACGCGGAGGCCATCTCCGTATTGTCCACTGCAGCCGCAGTTGCCCCGGAAGACGAATTCATACGCTCCAGCCTGGAAGAGCTTCTCATCACAGGCACCAAAGTCGAAGACCCCCAGAGAAGCCGCTGGGCTTCCTGGCATTTTGCCCGGGCCAGGGATTACCGTTCCCGGAACCTTCTGGAGCAAGCCCTCTTTGAATACCGCCGGGGCTTGAGGCTCAACCCCTACGCCAGGGATCGCCGCGAATACGCGGACCTCTTGCGGCTGCAGGGCTTTCCCGCCCGCTACCTAGAGGAACTCAAGTTCATGCAGAACCTTGGGCTGGCTGACAAGACCCTGAATGACGCCGTCGAATCCTACACCGCCCTGCTGGGGAACGCGCTCTTCCGTCGCTGGGAAGTTGACCCAGTAGCCATCTCCAAACCCCATTGGAAAGTAGCGGTGTTTTCCGTGGCAAACCAGTCCGCCTTTTTCCACGCCGATGCAGGGGCCGCAGGCTCCGCCTATATAAAGGATCTTTTGGTCCACGAGCGGAACCTTGGTTCCATGGATCTGGATCTGCGCCAAAGCTCCTTCTCCCAGGCCTTCCGCACGGCCCGTGAAAACAACGCCGATTATTTCCTCGTCGTCTCGGTCGCCGAGAACGAGCGGGATATTTCGATTACCGGAGAACTCTTCGTAGCCCGTACGGGGGCCGCAGCGGCGGTATTCAGTACCTACCGCACAGGCCGGGACAGGCTGCGCGACGCCAGCAGGGGCATTGTGGAGCAGCTTTCCAAAGCCCTCCCATTCAGGGCCGAACTCATACGCCGCCGCCAGGGCCAGGGCCTCATCGACAAGGGCCGCGCCGACGGCGTCAAAGACGGCGATGCTTTCGACGTAGTCCGCCAGGGCAGCGCCGGCATACTCAGCCAGGGCATTGGCCTGGTCTATGCCCCCGACGATGTCATAGGTAAATTCATCGTGGAAAAAGCCGACGAAGAAGTCTCCGCCGGCCTTCTGGAACGGACAGGCTTCTTTGACCGCATAGTCCAGGGCGACGAAATATTCATCATCCCCAAAAAGGAAGAAGGCGCAGCAGCTCCTTCGCCAAGCGTGGCCGATCCGGAACTGCGGGGTCTGCTGCGGACTTTGAGGTAG
- a CDS encoding tetratricopeptide repeat protein has translation MTSPRALWLVLLMAALSISLSAQNVTGLQGEAKNNLLRLTWVDSVDARGPVYIYRSVSPFEPGTDLSILGRLIKVPYGVQSYIDEVEFPGTWYYFVAASDTEGQRFELPLPPDNSIGIEILESSDRLAVSPAAPPAEIAHGGEPGVNSLSAAVEGDSVIVTFRAEDRGRAVVLYRSARPLKQARDLVGAVIVQPDIASPFIDYPVPGIPYYYAVIFEDDLTRGTAALYPGRNATVEAVEVPQGSDGVGLSSSASIRSLPLPMISLAAAVPGMNAFDETPSPVELSPEASKALEDLEPVQRKSSLAKSPRAFSQDLEAPGGGEEYALYSIMQDFFLKKDWDGCRNALAGYLGLPRSSASEARARFYLGQCYYFLGQPRESLFEFLSAQPAYPDESAEWIQASLAALVK, from the coding sequence ATGACTTCCCCGAGAGCCCTTTGGCTCGTCCTGCTTATGGCCGCCCTTTCCATCTCCCTTTCCGCACAGAATGTGACCGGACTTCAGGGGGAGGCAAAGAACAACCTCCTGCGCTTAACCTGGGTTGATTCTGTTGATGCCAGGGGGCCGGTGTATATTTACCGGTCGGTTTCGCCTTTTGAACCCGGTACAGACCTTTCCATTTTGGGGAGGCTCATCAAAGTGCCCTATGGGGTTCAGTCTTATATCGACGAAGTTGAATTTCCGGGAACCTGGTACTATTTCGTTGCGGCAAGCGATACCGAGGGGCAGCGTTTTGAACTGCCTCTGCCTCCTGACAACAGCATCGGTATAGAGATTTTGGAATCTTCGGATAGGCTTGCCGTGAGTCCCGCGGCGCCTCCGGCGGAGATTGCGCATGGCGGCGAACCTGGCGTCAACAGTCTGTCGGCTGCGGTCGAGGGTGATAGCGTCATCGTCACGTTCAGAGCCGAAGACAGAGGCAGGGCTGTGGTGCTCTACAGGAGCGCCCGGCCCTTGAAGCAGGCCCGGGACCTTGTGGGGGCTGTAATCGTGCAGCCTGATATTGCCTCGCCTTTTATAGATTATCCTGTGCCGGGGATTCCCTACTATTATGCGGTTATTTTCGAGGATGATTTGACCCGGGGGACAGCGGCATTGTATCCCGGCAGAAACGCCACGGTCGAAGCTGTCGAGGTTCCCCAGGGATCGGACGGGGTAGGGTTGTCTTCCTCTGCCAGCATACGCTCGTTGCCGCTGCCCATGATTTCCCTGGCCGCGGCTGTGCCGGGAATGAATGCCTTTGATGAAACCCCGTCCCCGGTTGAGCTCAGCCCGGAAGCATCCAAAGCCCTGGAGGATCTTGAACCGGTGCAGAGAAAATCGAGCCTTGCCAAAAGCCCCAGGGCTTTCAGCCAGGATCTTGAAGCCCCTGGGGGCGGCGAGGAGTATGCCCTCTATTCCATAATGCAGGATTTTTTTCTGAAAAAAGACTGGGATGGCTGCCGGAATGCCCTCGCAGGCTATCTTGGCCTCCCCCGGAGCAGCGCGTCGGAAGCCCGGGCCCGTTTTTACCTGGGCCAGTGCTACTACTTCCTTGGGCAGCCCCGGGAAAGCCTCTTCGAATTTCTCTCTGCCCAGCCGGCCTACCCCGACGAATCCGCCGAATGGATACAGGCATCACTGGCAGCATTGGTCAAATAA